A single region of the Neodiprion pinetum isolate iyNeoPine1 chromosome 5, iyNeoPine1.2, whole genome shotgun sequence genome encodes:
- the LOC124220607 gene encoding histone H3.3-like type 1 isoform X1: MKCNSFYQSTLKFRSFIVKVSRWSDGKERQASSVSRSSATPSKKHVSPTRTLVNLRAKSGTKAVQEIRFLQKTTKLLIPKLPFARLVREIMLDLFPRLEINRIQAKALEALQEASEMYLVQFFEDAILLSLHAKRVTLFPTDMRLVRRLRGRHDIVNR; the protein is encoded by the exons ATGAAGTGTAACTCGTTTTATCAGTCTACTCTCAAATTCCgatcttttattgtaaaagtATCGCGATGGTCAGACGGAAAAGAGCGCCAAG CTTCATCAGTATCGAGATCAAGCGCTACACCCTCAAAG AAACATGTTAGCCCTACAAGAACGTTGGTGAATCTTCGCGCAAAAAGTGGCACTAAAGCGGTCCAAGAGATCAGATTCTTACAGAAGACGACAAAGCTACTGATTCCAAAGTTACCATTTGCTAGATTAGTTAGAGAAATTATGTTGGATTTGTTCCCTCGATTGGAAATTAACAG aatACAAGCAAAAGCTCTCGAGGCACTTCAAGAGGCGTCAGAAATGTATTTGGTGCAATTTTTTGAAGATGCAATACTACTGTCACTCCATGCCAAACGTGTAACACTGTTTCCAACGGATATGCGATTAGTGAGAAGACTGAGGGGACGGCATGACATTGTAAACAgatga
- the LOC124220607 gene encoding histone H3.3-like type 1 isoform X2 has translation MVRRKRAPRPSLSSASSVSRSSATPSKKHVSPTRTLVNLRAKSGTKAVQEIRFLQKTTKLLIPKLPFARLVREIMLDLFPRLEINRIQAKALEALQEASEMYLVQFFEDAILLSLHAKRVTLFPTDMRLVRRLRGRHDIVNR, from the exons ATGGTCAGACGGAAAAGAGCGCCAAG ACCATCACTGTCGTCAGCTTCATCAGTATCGAGATCAAGCGCTACACCCTCAAAG AAACATGTTAGCCCTACAAGAACGTTGGTGAATCTTCGCGCAAAAAGTGGCACTAAAGCGGTCCAAGAGATCAGATTCTTACAGAAGACGACAAAGCTACTGATTCCAAAGTTACCATTTGCTAGATTAGTTAGAGAAATTATGTTGGATTTGTTCCCTCGATTGGAAATTAACAG aatACAAGCAAAAGCTCTCGAGGCACTTCAAGAGGCGTCAGAAATGTATTTGGTGCAATTTTTTGAAGATGCAATACTACTGTCACTCCATGCCAAACGTGTAACACTGTTTCCAACGGATATGCGATTAGTGAGAAGACTGAGGGGACGGCATGACATTGTAAACAgatga
- the LOC124220607 gene encoding histone H3.X-like isoform X3 gives MDQLFKHVSPTRTLVNLRAKSGTKAVQEIRFLQKTTKLLIPKLPFARLVREIMLDLFPRLEINRIQAKALEALQEASEMYLVQFFEDAILLSLHAKRVTLFPTDMRLVRRLRGRHDIVNR, from the exons ATGGACCAATTATTT AAACATGTTAGCCCTACAAGAACGTTGGTGAATCTTCGCGCAAAAAGTGGCACTAAAGCGGTCCAAGAGATCAGATTCTTACAGAAGACGACAAAGCTACTGATTCCAAAGTTACCATTTGCTAGATTAGTTAGAGAAATTATGTTGGATTTGTTCCCTCGATTGGAAATTAACAG aatACAAGCAAAAGCTCTCGAGGCACTTCAAGAGGCGTCAGAAATGTATTTGGTGCAATTTTTTGAAGATGCAATACTACTGTCACTCCATGCCAAACGTGTAACACTGTTTCCAACGGATATGCGATTAGTGAGAAGACTGAGGGGACGGCATGACATTGTAAACAgatga